A stretch of the Osmerus eperlanus chromosome 10, fOsmEpe2.1, whole genome shotgun sequence genome encodes the following:
- the kars1 gene encoding lysine--tRNA ligase isoform X1 has translation MLTVVRAARQQVCQALRVRAQGIKLALPSSATVPTLIQGNRWRGDKSELKRRMKADKKAAEKEAKVKEQQEQTKDTNDTADQNAFGADEETLDPNQYYKIRTQAIQALKGTAEDPYPHKFQVDLSLTEFIEKYNHLQPGDQLTNVVLSLSGRVHAKRESGAKLLFYDLRGEGVKLQVMANNRNYKSEEEFVRINNKLRRGDIIGVRGNPGKTKKGELSIIPIEMTLLSPCLHMLPHLHFGLKDKETRFRQRYLDLILNDSVRQKFITRSKIISYLRSFLDQLGFLEIETPMMNLIPGGAVARPFVTYHNELDMNLYMRIAPELYHKMLVVGGIDRVYEVGRQFRNEGIDLTHNPEFTTCEFYMAYADYYDLMDITENLLSGMVKHITGGYKVTYHPEGPEGQAQEIDFTPPFRRVSMTKDLEKEMGVKFPAPDTYDSNETRKFFDELCAQKGVECPAPRTTARLLDKLVGDFLEVTCINPTFICDHPQIMSPLAKWHRSEKGLTERFELFVMKKEICNAYTELNDPIRQRELFEQQGKAKAEGDVEAMFIDENFCTALEYGLPPTAGWGMGIDRLTMFLTDSNNIKEVLLFPAMKPDDNKTAPPTEGTSV, from the exons ATGCTGACAGTGGTCAGGGCTGCCAGGCAGCAGGTGTGCCAAGCCCTCAGGGTCAGGGCACAGGGGATAAAGTTGGCTCTCCCCAGTTCAGCAACTGTCCCAACTTTAATTCAGGGGAATCGCTGGCGAGGTGACAAAAG TGAGCTAAAGAGGCGAATGAAAGCTGACAAGAAGGCAGCTGAGAAAGAGGCCAAAGTCAAGGAACAGCAGGAGCAGACTAAAGATACCAATGACACAGCAGATCAAAATGCCTTTGGGGCAGATGAAGAGACCCTTGACCCTAAC CAATACTACAAGATCCGCACCCAAGCCATCCAAGCTCTAAAGGGCACAGCAGAGGACCCGTACCCACACAAGTTCCAGGTAGATCTGTCACTCACAGAGTTTATCGAGAAATACAACCATCTACAGCCAGGAGACCAGCTAACAAATGTGGTTCTCAGTTTGTCAG GCCGTGTCCATGCCAAGAGGGAGTCGGGGGCCAAGTTACTGTTCTACGACCTGAGAGGGGAAGGTGTCAAGCTTCAAGTCATGGCAAACAACAG GAACTACAAATCAGAGGAGGAGTTTGTGCGAATCAACAACAAGCTGCGTCGTGGTGACATCATTGGAGTCCGTGGGAACCCTGGAAAGACTAAAAAGGGGGAGCTGAGCATCATTCCCATAGAGATGACCCTGCTGTCACCTTGTTTGCACATGCTGCCCCATCTGCACTTTGGCCTCAAAGATAAG GAAACCAGGTTCCGTCAGCGTTACCTAGATCTGATTCTCAATGACTCTGTGAGGCAGAAGTTTATAACACGCTCCAAGATCATCTCCTACCTTCGAAGCTTCCTGGACCAGCTGGGGTTCCTAGAG ATTGAGACACCCATGATGAACCTGATCCCAGGTGGTGCCGTGGCCCGTCCTTTCGTCACCTATCACAACGAACTGGACATGAACCTCTACATGAGGATTGCTCCTGAGCTCTACCACAAG atGCTTGTGGTCGGTGGGATTGACCGAGTTTATGAAGTGGGTCGTCAGTTCAGAAATGAGGGGATTGACCTCACGCATAACCCTGAGTTCACCACTTGTGAATTCTATATGGCTTATGCAGATTACTATGACTTGATGGATATTACCGAAAATCTTCTTTCAG GAATGGTGAAGCACATCACTGGAGGGTACAAGGTGACCTACCATCCAGAGGGTCCAGAGGGACAGGCCCAAGAGATCGACTTTACTCCTCCCTTCAGGAGAGTCAGTATGACCAAAGAcctggagaaggagatgggTGTGAAGTTCCCTGCCCCAGACACCTATGACAGCAATG AGACCCGGAAATTCTTTGATGAGCTGTGTGCTCAGAAAGGAGTGGAGTGTCCAGCACCCAGAACCACTGCTCGCCTCTTAGACAAG CTGGTGGGAGACTTCCTGGAAGTGACATGCATCAACCCCACATTCATCTGTGACCACCCCCAGATCATGAGCCCCTTGGCCAAATG GCACAGGTCAGAGAAGGGCCTGACAGAGCGCTTTGAGCTCTTTGTGATGAAGAAGGAGATCTGTAATGCTTACACTGAGCTGAACGACCCCATCCGCCAGAGGGAGCTCTTTGAGCAACAGGGCAAG GCTAAGGCAGAAGGAGATGTTGAGGCCATGTTCATCGATGAGAATTTCTGCACAGCTCTGGAATACGGTCTCCCTCCCACCGCTGGCTGGGGGATGGGCATCGATCGCCTTACCATGTTCCTCACTGACTCCAACAATATCAAG GAGGTGCTGCTGTTCCCTGCCATGAAGCCTGATGACAACAAGACCGCCCCACCCACTGAGGGCACCTCTGTCTGA
- the gcshb gene encoding glycine cleavage system protein H (aminomethyl carrier), b yields the protein MAMRVALRYISANFSPKLPQLSRPTQLAASRLLWRTDIPRTLSTASRLSTALKFTDKHEWVRVEGGVGTVGISSFAQEALGDVVYCGLPEVGQKLEQLEEFGALESVKAASELYSPLTGEVTEINTELSDNPGLVNKACYEGGWLIKMTIENPGELDGLMDEASYDKFIKSLE from the exons ATGGCGATGAGAGTGGCCCTCCGGTACATTTCTGCAAACTTTTCTCCAAAACTGCCTCAGCTCTCTCGGCCAACACAGTTAGCTGCAAGTCGGCTGCTATGGAGAACCGACATTccacggacattgagcacagcCTCGCGATTGTCCACAG CCCTGAAATTCACTGACAAGCATGAGTGGGTACGAGTAGAGGGTGGTGTTGGTACAGTTGGCATCAGCAGTTTTGCTCAG GAAGCATTAGGTGATGTGGTCTACTGTGGACTCCCTGAGGTTGGCCAAAAACTTGAACAATTGG AGGAGTTCGGGGCTCTTGAAAGTGTTAAGGCTGCTAGTGAGCTTTACTCTCCTCTGACTGGAGAGGTGACTGAGATCAATACGGAGCTGTCTGACAACCCGGGGCTAGTGAATAAAGCCTGCTACGAAGGGG GCTGGCTGATTAAGATGACTATTGAAAACCCTGGAGAACTTGATGGCCTGATGGATGAAGCATCCTATGATAAATTCATCAAATCACTAGAGTAG
- the kars1 gene encoding lysine--tRNA ligase isoform X2, with protein sequence MADVTAADGEKLSKNELKRRMKADKKAAEKEAKVKEQQEQTKDTNDTADQNAFGADEETLDPNQYYKIRTQAIQALKGTAEDPYPHKFQVDLSLTEFIEKYNHLQPGDQLTNVVLSLSGRVHAKRESGAKLLFYDLRGEGVKLQVMANNRNYKSEEEFVRINNKLRRGDIIGVRGNPGKTKKGELSIIPIEMTLLSPCLHMLPHLHFGLKDKETRFRQRYLDLILNDSVRQKFITRSKIISYLRSFLDQLGFLEIETPMMNLIPGGAVARPFVTYHNELDMNLYMRIAPELYHKMLVVGGIDRVYEVGRQFRNEGIDLTHNPEFTTCEFYMAYADYYDLMDITENLLSGMVKHITGGYKVTYHPEGPEGQAQEIDFTPPFRRVSMTKDLEKEMGVKFPAPDTYDSNETRKFFDELCAQKGVECPAPRTTARLLDKLVGDFLEVTCINPTFICDHPQIMSPLAKWHRSEKGLTERFELFVMKKEICNAYTELNDPIRQRELFEQQGKAKAEGDVEAMFIDENFCTALEYGLPPTAGWGMGIDRLTMFLTDSNNIKEVLLFPAMKPDDNKTAPPTEGTSV encoded by the exons ATGGCTGATGTCACAGCAGCGGACGGAGAGAAACTCAGCAAAAA TGAGCTAAAGAGGCGAATGAAAGCTGACAAGAAGGCAGCTGAGAAAGAGGCCAAAGTCAAGGAACAGCAGGAGCAGACTAAAGATACCAATGACACAGCAGATCAAAATGCCTTTGGGGCAGATGAAGAGACCCTTGACCCTAAC CAATACTACAAGATCCGCACCCAAGCCATCCAAGCTCTAAAGGGCACAGCAGAGGACCCGTACCCACACAAGTTCCAGGTAGATCTGTCACTCACAGAGTTTATCGAGAAATACAACCATCTACAGCCAGGAGACCAGCTAACAAATGTGGTTCTCAGTTTGTCAG GCCGTGTCCATGCCAAGAGGGAGTCGGGGGCCAAGTTACTGTTCTACGACCTGAGAGGGGAAGGTGTCAAGCTTCAAGTCATGGCAAACAACAG GAACTACAAATCAGAGGAGGAGTTTGTGCGAATCAACAACAAGCTGCGTCGTGGTGACATCATTGGAGTCCGTGGGAACCCTGGAAAGACTAAAAAGGGGGAGCTGAGCATCATTCCCATAGAGATGACCCTGCTGTCACCTTGTTTGCACATGCTGCCCCATCTGCACTTTGGCCTCAAAGATAAG GAAACCAGGTTCCGTCAGCGTTACCTAGATCTGATTCTCAATGACTCTGTGAGGCAGAAGTTTATAACACGCTCCAAGATCATCTCCTACCTTCGAAGCTTCCTGGACCAGCTGGGGTTCCTAGAG ATTGAGACACCCATGATGAACCTGATCCCAGGTGGTGCCGTGGCCCGTCCTTTCGTCACCTATCACAACGAACTGGACATGAACCTCTACATGAGGATTGCTCCTGAGCTCTACCACAAG atGCTTGTGGTCGGTGGGATTGACCGAGTTTATGAAGTGGGTCGTCAGTTCAGAAATGAGGGGATTGACCTCACGCATAACCCTGAGTTCACCACTTGTGAATTCTATATGGCTTATGCAGATTACTATGACTTGATGGATATTACCGAAAATCTTCTTTCAG GAATGGTGAAGCACATCACTGGAGGGTACAAGGTGACCTACCATCCAGAGGGTCCAGAGGGACAGGCCCAAGAGATCGACTTTACTCCTCCCTTCAGGAGAGTCAGTATGACCAAAGAcctggagaaggagatgggTGTGAAGTTCCCTGCCCCAGACACCTATGACAGCAATG AGACCCGGAAATTCTTTGATGAGCTGTGTGCTCAGAAAGGAGTGGAGTGTCCAGCACCCAGAACCACTGCTCGCCTCTTAGACAAG CTGGTGGGAGACTTCCTGGAAGTGACATGCATCAACCCCACATTCATCTGTGACCACCCCCAGATCATGAGCCCCTTGGCCAAATG GCACAGGTCAGAGAAGGGCCTGACAGAGCGCTTTGAGCTCTTTGTGATGAAGAAGGAGATCTGTAATGCTTACACTGAGCTGAACGACCCCATCCGCCAGAGGGAGCTCTTTGAGCAACAGGGCAAG GCTAAGGCAGAAGGAGATGTTGAGGCCATGTTCATCGATGAGAATTTCTGCACAGCTCTGGAATACGGTCTCCCTCCCACCGCTGGCTGGGGGATGGGCATCGATCGCCTTACCATGTTCCTCACTGACTCCAACAATATCAAG GAGGTGCTGCTGTTCCCTGCCATGAAGCCTGATGACAACAAGACCGCCCCACCCACTGAGGGCACCTCTGTCTGA
- the rpl13 gene encoding large ribosomal subunit protein eL13, with protein MAPSRNGMLLNPHFHKDWQKRVRTWFNQPARKIRRRKARQAKARRIAPRPVAGPLRPQVRCPTIRYHTKVRAGRGFTLEELKAAGIHRKTARTIGISVDARRRNRSTESLQANVQRLKEYRSKLILFPRKTSAPKKGDSTEEELKMATQLTGAVMPIRNINKKEKARVVSEDEKNFKAFASLRMARANARLFGIRAKRAKEAAEQDVEKKK; from the exons ATGGCTCCCAGCCGGAATGGAATGCTCCTGAACCCTCACTTCCATAAAGACTGGCAGAAGAGGGTGCGCACCTGGTTCAACCAGCCCGCAAGGAAGATCCGCAG GCGAAAGGCCCGTCAGGCCAAGGCCCGTCGCATTGCTCCTCGTCCTGTAGCTGGACCCCTCAGACCACAGGTCCGGTGTCCCACCATCAGGTATCACACAAAGGTGCGCGCTGGACGTGGCTTCACCCTGGAGGAGCTCAAG gctgcaGGTATCCACAGGAAAACAGCACGCACCATTGGCATCTCTGTAGATGCCCGCCGCCGTAACAGATCCACCGAGTCTCTGCAGGCCAACGTGCAGCGCTTGAAGGAGTACCGCTCCAAGCTCATCCTCTTCCCCAGGAAGACCTCTGCACCCAAGAAGGGAGACAGCACT GAGGAGGAACTCAAGATGGCCACCCAGCTCACTGGTGCTGTCATGCCCATCAGAAAT ATTAACAAGAAGGAGAAGGCCAGGGTGGTGTCTGAGGATGAGAAGAACTTCAAGGCTTTCGCCAGCCTGCGCATGGCGCGTGCCAACGCTCGTCTCTTTGGCATCCGTGCCAAGAGGGCGAAGGAGGCAGCTGAGCAGGATGTGGAGAAGAAGAAATGA